TTGCAGCGATCGATGCGCTTCTGGCCGGCTCCTTCGGCACCCCCCACGCGATCATCGCCGATTACCATCTGGGCGACGGCACGGGCATTGTGGCGATTGCCCGCGTTCGCGAAGCACGCGGCTCCGATATCCCCGGCCTGCTCGTCACGGCCGATCGCTCTGCCGAAGTAAGAGCACTCGCGGAAAGCAGCGATATCATGGTCCAGAACAAGCCAGTCCGTCCCGCCTCGATGCGCGCTTGGCTGACGCGGCTCGCCAATCTGAACATGGCAGCAGAGTAGAGCCGCCAGCGCGAGGCCCCGGCCGCATGCATCTCATGGAGGATTTAGGGAGCGACCTCAGGCCGCTGCGGCCGCGGCACCGATCTTGCCGAGCTGGATCACCGCCTGTGTACGGCTGTCGACATTGAGCTTCAGGAGGATCGCTGAAACATGCGCCTTGATCGTCGCCTCTGAGACACCCAGTTCGTAGGCGATCTGCTTGTTCAGCAAGCCTTCAGCCAACATCGACAGCACACGCGACTGCTGCGGGGTCAGCGTACGTAATCGGTTTATCAGGTCGCCAACCTCGGCATCCTGTTCGGCGCCACGCTCATAGCCGTCAGGCGTGTAAATATTGCCTTCAAGGACGGCGGATATTCCTTTGCGTATTTCGTCGATCGACGCGGACTTGGAGATGAAACCCGAAGCGCCGAGATCGAGCGCGCGACGGATCGTCGTGGCGTCGTCACTCGCCGAAACGATCACGACCGGCAGGCTCGGATACTCGGCGCGCAGCATGATCAGTCCGGACAGCCCGCTCACTCCGGGCATCGACAGGTCAAGTAACATCAAGTCCGCATTGGGATTCCGTTCGACGGTCGCACGCGCCGCCTCGAAGTCGCCGGCTTCGACCACTGCAGGCTCTTCCGCCATTCCCAGTAGCGCCTGCTTCAGGGCGCCTCGGAACAACGGATGGTCGTCGGCAATGATGATCGTCATTCCTGTCGTCATGCGGGCTCCCTCCCAAGAGCACAGTCATGATCAGTCCCGCCGGCGCGGCGTCGCGATGAAATCGCGCACTCAAGTCTTCTCCGGCAACTGGTCTATCTGCGGGTCGGTCTTGTCCTTCCCGCCCTCCAGATTCTTCACGATATCCATGAAGCGCTGCATCATTCTTTCCATGACGCCCATGGTCCGGTCAATCTCCTCATCGGTGGGTAGACGCGGTTTGTCGACGGAAAGCGCAGATCGCTGCGCCTTTTCCAGCGCCTCGACGCGCTTCGTCAGCCGATCGAGTTCGTTTTCGAACGCAGCGCGTTCATCCGCCGCCATGCGGCAGGCAATCTGGCCGGTTCCTTCCTTGCAGAGCGACATTTCGCCAGTGACCGTATCGAGCCGCACGAAGCCGTCGGCCGTCCGCTCCATCTGGTAGCGTCCCTCTCCGTCGGCATATGCTGCCCCCGCCACAAGTAGGGGCAGCGAGAATGCCAGGCCCGCAATTGTCTTGCGCATGCGACTTCCTCCTGAAAAACAGCGCCAGAGACGGAATTGGCCGTGGACAATTCCGCAACGATGCTGCAAGCGCTACATCGAAACAATACGCCCGCCCATTCACCTAGAGAAGCGAACCATGTCCGACACGATTTATAAAATTGTTCCGGCAAGTCTGTGGCAGTCCGCAAGGGCAAGCGGGCGCTTCGAAGGGGCCGCGATTGACCTTGCCGACGGCTACATCCACTTCTCGACGGCTGCACAAGCAACCGAAACGGCGGCAAAGCATTTCGCCGGCCAGACAGACCTGCTGCTGATCGCAATCGACGGTGCGGCACTGGGGAAAGCTCTGGTCTACGAACCCTCGCGCGGCGGCCAACTCTTCCCCCATCTTTACGGCGCGCTGCCGTTTGATGCCGTGCTTTGGGAAAAAGCCCTGCCGCTTGGCGACGACGGCCAGCATGTGTTTCCGGAGATGAACTGACATGGCAATCGCCGATCTGGCCCGCAAAGGGCTGTTTCTGCTCGATCCGGAAGCTGCGCACGGCCTCTCGATCACCGCGCTGAAGAGTGGTCTGGTTCCAGCCTGCCGTCTCCGCCCCGATCCGCGGCTGCGTCAGACTCTCGCCGGCCTCGACTTCGCAAATCCGCTCGGCATGGCCGCCGGGTATGACAAGAACGCCGAAGTACCCGAAGCGCTGATCCGGCTCGGCTTCGGCTTCGCCGAAATCGGCACGGTCACGCCGAAGCCGCAATCCGGCAACCCGAAACCGCGCATCTTCCGACTGACCGCAGATGAAGCGGTCATCAACCGGCTCGGTTTCAACAACGAAGGCCACGCTGCTGCGCTGCAGCGGCTCGAGGCGTGCTCACGCCAGTCGTTGATCGGAGTGAACATCGGCGCCAACAAGGACAGTGAAGACCGGATCGCCGACTATGTCGCCGGCATCCGCACCTTCTACGACGTGGCCCGCTACTTCACCGCAAACATTTCGTCACCGAACACGCCCGGCTTGCGCGATCTGCAGGCGCGGGACAGCCTCGCGGCCCTTTTGTCGGCCGTGCTTTCCGCACGCGCCGAGCAGGCCATCCGCACCGGACGCCGCGTGCCGGTCTTCCTCAAGATCGCACCTGATCTGACCGAGGAAGGGCTCGACGATATCGCCGAGGTCGCGCTCGCCCATGACCTGGACGGCCTCATCGTGTCCAACACGACGCTGTCGCGCGATGGCCTCACCGACCGCACCCATGCAAACGAGGCTGGCGGGCTTTCCGGACGGCCGCTCTTCGAAAAATCCACGATCGCGCTTGCGAAGATGCGTGCGCGCGTCGGCCGGGCGCTGCCGATCATCGGAGTCGGCGGCGTCAGCTCGGCGGAGACAGCCGCAGAAAAGATCCGCGCCGGCGCCGATCTCGTTCAGCTCTATTCCTGCATGGTCTATGCGGGACCGGGACTGCCCGCCTCGATTGTCAGGGGCCTCGCGGACCTTTGCGACCGCGAGCGCCTCGCTTCGATCCGCGACATCCGCGACACCCGCAACGCCTATTGGGCCGGACGAAAGATCTGACGGGCGAGTTTCGGCACACGAGCCGCCAAAAACACTCCGCGAAACGCCAGGAACAGGTTCAGCGACAGCCAGAGCCCGTGATTGCCGAAAAGCGGCACGAAGATCACGAGCGCCGCCAGGTAGCCGAGAAACGCCATTAGCATCATGTTGCGCATGGTGCGCGACCAGGTCGCACCGATGTAGACGCCGTCCATCTGGAAGGCGAGCGCGCCGGTAATTGCCGTCAGCGCAGCCCAGGGCAGATAGGACGCGGCTTCCGCGCGCACGCTTTCGGTGGTCGTCAGCAGCGCGATGATATCCGTTCCGACGATGAGGAAAAGCAGCGCCGTCGCAGCGCCCATCCCGAACGACCAGACCATGGTGAGCCTGACCGCGCGGTCAAAGGCAGGCCGGTAGTCTGCGCCGATCGCACGGCCGACAATCTGCTCCGCCGCATTGGCCAGCCCGTCGAGGTAGTAGCCGGCGACCAGGAAGATGTTCATCAGCACGGCATTGGCGGCAAGCGCCAGCGGTCCGAACGAGGAACCGATGCGCGTCATCAGCGTGAAGGCGGCCAGCAACACGAACGTCCGGATCATGATATCCCGGTTGAGCGCGAACAGCGCCTTCATCCGCACAACCGCAAAGATCGACCCCTTTGGCGGGCGATCTGCGCGCTGGAAGCGATAGAGAACCAGCACAAGGCCAACCAGCATGCCAGTCGTCTCGCCGATCAGCGCGCCGATGGCGATGCCGGCCACGCCCCAGCCATAGCCGAGACCAAGCACGATCGAGAGTGTGATGTTCATCCCGTTGATGATCGCCTGCAGCAGCAGGCCGGTGGTCCCTTGCCCTCGCCCGAGCACGAAGCCAAGTATGGCGTAGTTGGCAAGCGCCATCGGCCCCGCCAGGATGCGGATCGCAAAGTAGGTGATGGTCGCCTCGGCCACGCCCGGCGGCGGCGCCATCAACATCAACCCGGCCTTCAGCAGCAAGGGCGAGGCAAGTGCAATCAGGAGCCCGCAACAGATCGCGATTGCGAGCGAACGCCAGAAGATTGCCTGCTCCTCGCTCCGGTCGCCGCGGCCGAAAGCTTGCGCGACCAGTCCGGTCGTTGAGGCGCGCAGGAAATTGAAGCTGCCGAGAATGAGGTCGAAGAGGACGGCACCGACCGCGAGACCTGCCAAGGCGTCCGCCGAACCGAGCCGTCCGGCGACCGCCGTGTCGGTCAAACCGAGCAAAGGTGTGGTGAGGAAGCCCAGCGTCATCGGAATGGCGATCGACAGCACCAGCCGGTGCGTCACCTCAAAGGGCCCCGCTCCCTCGTTTGCCCCAACCGATGCGTCCATGCCTCTTACCTGCCCTCTGTCGAGCCGCCGACGAACGCGTCAGAATCAGTTCAGCTCGACAGCACCATTGCCCAATAGGGGCGGCTTCCGGAAGCCGGATTCTTCGCTTCCGCCACACCGAGCCCGCGATAACCGGGGCCAAGCATGTTGGCGAGATGCTTTGGCGAGTCGACCCAGGCCTGGAAGGCGCGCGCCGCATCGCTTTGCCCCACGGCAATGTTCTCCGCCGCCGGCAGCGGCACTTCCATGCCCTTCATCCGCTTCGCGAAATTCGCACCCAGGCCGATGTTGTGCTCCATCTTGCCCGCCGAAGCCATGCGTTTTGCCTGGTCGACAGCAGCGTTCGCAGCGGCGGGGTGGCGCGACAAAGGTCCCAGCCCGCGAGCACCACGGAGCTTGTTGATCATCGCCAGTGTCGCATCGGTCTGGTCGCTGGCGCCCGAGGCCGTATCGATCTTGTCTGTCGTCGTGCAGCCGGCCACAGCGGCGGCAAGCGCGCCAAGGGTGGTTCCGAGCAAGGCCCTGCGGCCGATCGGCTTCATCGTCTGCGATGTCATGTCAGCGCCTGTAGCTCAGGACGCGGATAAGCAGGAACACCGGCACGACGATCACCGCGCCAAGCACGAGGTAGTCGCCGACCTGGCCGAGTGCTGCGAAGCCCTTTTCCCACAGGTGGATGACGAAGTCGCGCACGCCGCGCAAGATATCGTCCGGATAGAGGCCGAAGACCGACATCAGGAAGCCGAGTGCGACGGACAGGATCAGAAGTTTTACGGCCACCCGCAACGGCGTATCGCCGAGGAATCTGTTCACGCCATCCGACATGGTTTCTCGCTCCTGTTGCTCTCATGTGCCTCTTAAGCTGACGCGGAAAAGACCGCAAGGTGAGCTTTTTTGAGGCTTGCCGCCGAAAATCGTGACGAATCCGCTTGCGTTTTGCCGTTTCTTAGACAATTAGCGAGCCATCTCGCATCAAAACGCGCAACCATGACAACCGCCACGCAGCATTCCTCCGGCGATATCCTCGCCGATCGCCGCGCCGATTACGCCCACATGTTTGCGGGTGGTGGAGATTTTGCGAGCGCGATGGAGCTGATGGAGCAGGCCTTGGAGCTCGCCCCCCGTTGGGCAGCTGGCTGGTTTCGCCTTTCGGAGTATGCGGAAAAATCCGGACTGAAGGAGGCGGCTGCGGCTGGTCTCGCCAAAGTGCTGGATCTCGCCCCAACCGATCCATTCGGCGCGGGGCTGAAAATCGCGGTGCTAGGGGCGAGCGACGTTCCCAAGGCACCACCGAGCCGCTACGTCGAGCAACTCTTCGACGACTATGCGGAGCGCTTCGACACGGCGCTCGTCGAACGGCTCGAATACAGCGTTCCCGAAAAACTGGCCACGCTGATCTTCGAGCACATACGGTCGGCTCGCTTTTCAAGCGTCGCCGACCTCGGTTGCGGCACCGGCCTCTTCGGCACAAGAATCCGCGAACGGGCTGCCTTCCTCGAAGGCTTCGATCTCTCCGCCAACATGCTCGCCAAGGCGCGGGAGAAACAGGTTTATGATCGGCTTGCGCAGGCCGATCTATCGCTCTCGCCCGACGAGTGCGGCGTCTTCAGCGCTGACTTGCCACTCGGCAGAGCCGAACTCGTCAGTGCCGCCGACGTATTGATGTATCTCGGCGAGCTAACCGCCCCTTTTTCCATCGCCGCCAGACTGGTCGCACCCGGCGGTCATTTTGCCTTCTCCGCTGAGGACGCCGGCGCGGACGAGGGCTATGTGCTGCGCTCGTCGCTGCGCTACGCCCATGGCGAAGCCTATGTCCGCGACCGTGCGGCGGCGGCGGGCTTTGATGTCCTCGTCAGCCAGGGCACCGTCATTCGCAAGGATGCCGGCGCACCGGTTCACGGTCGACTGTTCCTGGCAAGACGATGCACCTAACCGCGACCGCGGGTGCTCCGGCGCGATGCCCAATCCGAACAAATCCAAATCAGAGGATATGCAAATGAGCGGCGACAAGCGGCGCTTCGGCTTCTGGAATCCTGCGCCCGCGCGCCACTCGCCGCTGGAGGATGCGCAAGGCATCTTCACCGGCAGTATGATCGCCGCTCTCGGGCTTAGCCTGATCGGTAGCGCCGGACTTGTCGCGAGCGGTGTAGCAGGTGTCGCGTTTATCCTGCACTACCTGACCGGATACAGCTTTGGCCTCTACTACACCGTGCTGAACATGCCGTTCTACGCACTATCACTGAGCCGCCTGGGCAGGGCGTTCACGATCAAATCCTTCCTCGCTGTCGGCCTGACCTCGCTGATCACCGAAATCCAGCCGCGCTTCTTGAAGATCGAAACGCTGGATCCCGTCTGGGCAGCGCTGCTTGCCGGAGTTCTGCTCGGTTATGGCCTGCTCGCCCTCTACCGCCACCGTGCAAGCCTGGGTGGCATGGGCATCCTCGCCGTCTATCTGCAGGATCGCTTCGGCTGGCGAGCCGGACTGGTCCAGCTCGCCTTCGACCTCGTGGTGCTGGCAGCGGCCTTTGCGGTGGCGGCCCCCTTCATCGTTCTCTGCTCTGTGATCGGCGCCGTGGTGCTGAACCTGTTTCTGACTATCAACCACCGCTCCGACCGATACATCGCCATGTGATGATACGAAAGTGTGGTGGGGCACCGTCTTGCGCTCACCGTCGTTGGTTTTAGAAAGACAGGCAGGGGATCGAGGGGAACCGATCAAAATGTCCGTGAAGACTGCTTTTCCAAACTGGCTGAATTCCAGCGCGGACCGCCATTCGCTCTTCGACGACGTGCAGGGCATCTTTGCCGGCAGCATGCTGGCCGTCCTCGGTGTGACGTTGCTTTCCGGCGCGGGGCTCTTGACCGGAGGTACGGCCGGGCTGGCTTTCCTGATGCATTATGCGACCGGCTGGGGTTTCGGTCTCTGCTTTTTTGCCGTGAACCTGCCCTTCTACTACCTGGCGTTCAAGCGCCTTGGGCTAGCGTTCACACTCAAGACCTTCGCCGCGATTGCACTCACTTCTGCGCTTTCGGACTTCGCTGCTCGCGCAATCGACCTTTCGCACATCGATCCGATTGCCGGCGCGCTCTTTGGCGGCCTCGTCATCGCAAACGGCATGCTTGCCCTCTTTCGTCATCGCGCAAGCCTCGGCGGGATCGGCATCCTCGCCCTCTACCTTCAGGATCGTTTCGGTTGGCGCGCCGGGTTCGTGCAACTCGGCTTCGATGGCGTGATCCTCGCGCTCTCCTTCTTCGTGGCCAGTCCCTTCATCATCGCCTGTTCGGTGCTCGGCGCCGTCGTCTTGAACCTGACGCTCGCAATCAACCATCGCAAGGACCGCTACATTGCCATGTAGAACGGGTCAGTGCTCTTCTCTTTCGTGAGCGTTCGACTACTTTCGGATCGTGGACCAGATCGATTCCGACGCCGTCACTTACCTGCCTGATCCCTTCACCCGCTGGTTCGCGGCAAGGGGGTGGGCGCCGCGTGCGCATCAATTGGAACTGCTTGAGCGCGCACGCACCGGCGAAAACCTGCTCCTGATCGCACCAACCGGTGCCGGAAAGACGCTCGCCGGCTTCCTCCCCTCGCTCACCGACCTTTTCGCACGCGGCAGGAAACCGCCTGGCTCCCGCTTCACCGGCGTCCACACGCTCTACATCTCGCCGCTGAAGGCGCTGGCCGTCGACATCGAGCGCAACCTGACCAAGCCGGTCGAGGAGATGGGCCTGCCGGTGACCATCGAGACGCGCACCGGCGACACGCCGCAATCCAAACGCCTCCGCCAGCGCCTAAACCCGCCGGACATCCTGCTGACGACGCCCGAGCAGCTGGCGCTGCTGATCGCCAATGCAGAGGCACCGCGCTTTTTCAAGGACCTGAAATTCGTCGTCTTCGACGAACTGCATTCGCTCGTCACCTCCAAACGCGGCCACCTGCTCTCGCTCGGCCTCGCTCGGCTGCGCAAGCTGGCGCCGGGGCTCCAGACCATCGGCCTTTCCGCCACCGTTGCCGAGCCGATGGACCTGCGTCGATGGCTGGTCGGACAGGCGCTCGACGAGAACAACCACGCGGGCCTGGTGCTGGGGCCCTCCGGCGCCAGGCCGATCATCACCATTCTGAAAAGCGAGCAGCACATTCCCTGGTCCGGCCATTCGGCGCGCTATGCCATGCCCGAGGTCTATCAGGCGCTCCGCGAGCACCGCACCGCCCTTCTCTTCGTCAACACCCGCAGCCAGGCCGAGATGTTGTTCCAGGAGCTCTGGCGTCTCAACGAGGAGACGCTGCCGATCGCGCTGCACCATGGCTCGCTCGACGTCGCCCAGCGCCGCAAGGTCGAGACCGCGATGGCTGAGAACCGCCTGCGAGCCGTCGTGGCTACCTCAACGCTCGACCTTGGCATCGACTGGGGCGATGTCGACCTCGTCATCCATGTTGGGGCGCCAAAGGGCGCCTCGCGCCTTGCCCAGCGTATCGGCCGCGCCAATCACCGCATGGACGAACCGAGCCGGGCGATCCTGGTGCCTGCCAACCGTTTCGAGGTGATGGAGTGCCAGGCGGCATTAGACGCCAACTATATCGGCGCGCAGGACACCCCGCCGATGACTGCCGGCGCGCTCGACGTGCTTGCCCAGCACGTGCTCGGCACGGCCTGCGCCGCTCCCTTCGACGAGGACATGCTGTTTGCCGAGATCACCTCGGCCGCCCCCTATGCCGCCATGCCGCGCCAGACCTTTTCCCGCGTCGTCGAGTTCGTCGCGACGGGGGGCTATGCACTGAAGACTTACGAACGGTACGCCAAGATCCGAAAGACGAAGGAGGGGCTCTGGCGCGTTTCCAACCTTCAGGTTGCCCAACAATACCGCCTGAACCTCGGCACCATCGTCGAAATGCCGATGCTGAACCTCAGGCTGGTCAAACGCAACGCGCGCGGTTCGCTCGGCCGGGGCGGCGCGGCGCTCGGCAAGGTGGAAGAGTATTTCCTCGAAACCATGGCGCCGGGGGATACCTTCCTCTTCGCCGGCAAGGTGCTGCGTTTCGAGGGCATCCGCGAAAACGAGTGCCTCGTCAGTCAGGCCTTCTCTCAGGACCCGAAGGTGCCGGTCTATGCCGGCGGCAAGTTCCCGCTCTCGACCTATCTTGCCGAGCAAGTGCGCATCATGATCGCCGATCCCGAGCGCTGGCGCGCCCTGCCCGGCCAGGTCCGCGACTGGCTGTCGATCCAGCGCGACGTCTCGATGCTGCCGAAGCGCGACGAGCTTCTGATCGAGACCTTTCCGCGCGGCAGTCGGCACTACATGGTCATCTACGCCTTCGAGGGCCGGCTTGCGCATCAGACGCTCGGTATGCTGCTGACGCGGCGGCTCGAACGGGCCGGCCTGAAGCCGCTCGGCTTTGTCGCCACGGATTACTCCCTGGCAATCTGGGCGCTGGACGATCTGGCCAGCGCCTTTCGTGCACGCTGTCCCTCCCTCGCCGACCTCTTCGATGAGGACATGCTTGGCGACGATCTTGAAGCTTGGCTCGACGAAAGCTGGATGCTGAAGCGCACCTTCCGCAATTGCGCCGTGATTGCCGGCCTTATCGACCAGCGTCACCCGGGCAAGGAGAAGACCGGGCGGCAAGTAACGGTTTCGGCCGACCTCATCTACGACGTGCTGCGCAGCCATGAGCCGGACCATATCCTGCTTGAAGCGACGCGGCACGATGCGGCTTCGGGTCTTTTGGACATCGAGCGCCTCGGGTCTATGCTTGCCCGAATCAAGGGGCACATTACCCATCGCTCCCTCGACCGCATCTCGCCACTTGCCATCCCGGTGATGCTGGAGATCGGCAAGGAGCCGGTCAGCGGCGAGGCACATGACACTGTGCTGGCCGAGGCGGCGGAAGACTTGATCGCCGAAGCCATAGGCGAAATGGCGTGCCGGATGCGACGGTAGGGGCCTGGCCGGACGCGACCGGCCAATGAACGACGGAATGAGAGTGGAGCGCCGATGAACAGGTTGGCCCTGGCAGCCGCCGAAATACGGGATTTTGGATCGCTTTCGGCGCGAACAGTCGTGGCAGATGTCGAGGCCGTCTGCGATCCGTTCGGCGCGCTCTATTTGCCGGAGACGCGGCTGCTCGTCATCTCCGATTTGCACCTGGAAAAGGGGGCCGCATTTGCCCGTCGCGGCATGCTGCTCCCCCCCTACGACACGCTCGCAACCCTGAAAATCCTGGAGGCGGTTATCGCCCGCCACGACCCGGCAATCGTCGTCAGCCTCGGCGACAATTTTCACGATCGCGTCGGCTCAGCCCATCTGCCGGAAATGTTCCGACACAGGATCGAGGCGATGGCGCGCGGACGCGACTGGATCTGGATCAACGGCAACCATGACCCGGACGGCACGACCGACCTGCCGGGCCAGTCTGCCGACGAGCTGCACTATGCCGGCCTCATCTTTCGCCACGAGCCGTCGCTAGCTGACGGCACCGGCGAGATCGCCGGTCATCTGCATCCGTCCGCGACCGTTCGCCGTCGCGACAAGTCGGTGCGGCGACCCTGCTTTGCTACCGATGGACGGCGGATGCTGATGCCGGCCTTCGGCGTCACCACCGGCGGGCTCGACCTGCGCCACCGCGCGATGGCCGGGCTGTTCGAGCGCGAGACCCTCGTCGCCCACCTTCTCGGCCGCGATCGGGTCTATTCCGTACGCTTTGCCAATCTTCTGGCCTGAGGCCGTATTCAGGGGCCGTCAGGCCGCAGCCTTTGGCGCATAACGCAGGATCACTGTCCCCGTCTTCAGCGGCCGCGCCTCGATCAGGCCGAACCGCTGCTGCACATCATTGCCGTTGAAGAAGTGATTGCCCTTGCCGAGCAGCGTTGGCACGAGACCGATCCACAATTCGTCCACGAGCCCGGCATTCAACAGGGTGGCGGTAAGTTTGGCGCTGCCAAACACGAAGATGTCCTTGCCGGGCTCCTGCTTCAGCCGCGACAGTTCTCCGACAATGTCGTCGGCCATACGTGTGTTGGTCCAGTCTGACTCTGTCAGAGTACGCGAGGCGACGAGTTTCGGCAGCGCATTCATGTAGGCTTTCGTCTCCAGATCCTCCTCCGTCGTCGTCCAGAAGGATTTCATGCCTTCATAGGTCACGCGACCGAAGACCAGCAGACTCGCTCGAGAGCCGAATTCATTGCTCATCGCGGCAAGTTCGTCGCCCCAGGCATGACCGTGGAAGGAGAGATCCCATTTGTTTTCGCCCTCGAAGTATCCATCAAGGGTGACCAGGTTCCAGGCGATCAGCTTGCTCATCTCAGTGTCCTTTTGCGCTCTTAACCAATTGCATATTGAAAGCAGTTGAAGGCTACGCATACCGGTGGCAAAATGCAATCAGAATCGCGGAGACTGCAATGAAGGACGAACATCGATCGGGCTGCCCGATCAATCTGACGCTCGAGATCCTCGGGGACCGCTGGAGCCTGATCGTGATCCGCGACATGATGTTCGGCAATCGCCGCCATTTCCGCGAACTCCTGACGCAGTCCGAGGAGGGCATCGCCTCCAACATCCTTGCCGACCGACTGAAGCGCTTGGTGGACAAGGGGCTGATCACCAAGGTCGATGATCCGAGCCACAAGCAGAAGTCGATCTACAGCCTGACCGATAGGGCAATCGGCCTCGTGCCGCTCTTTGCCCATATGGGCGCTTGGGGTCGCCGACACCTGCCTGTGAGCGAAGAATTGAGCATCCGTGCCGAGCTTCTCGAAGACGGCGGACCGGCCATGTGGAGTGACTTCATGGACGAACTGCGTGCCATCCACCTCGGCGCCATACCGCCGAAACGTTCCGTCTTTGCGGAATTGCAGAGCGCCTATGAGGCCGTCCTTACCAAGAAGGCCGCGATGTTCTCGGGTTGACCATCAATCCTTGCGGAAGACCACGCTCGCGATCCAGCCGGTCAGGACGGCAAGGACGACGGCGAGGACACCGTAGGAGATCGGGCGGTTAAAGGCGGCATTCGAGATCATCTGCTCCAGGCCGGTCTTAACGACCCGCAGCGGCAGCGCCTTCTCGCTGATGAAGACACCATCGCGGAACAACTGGGCACGCACGACGTGGGTTCCGTTCGGCACGTTGGCCGGCAGCTTCACGGTCGCCTTGAACAGGCTGGCGCTGATGAACTGTACCCCGCCCGGGTCGCGCTGGAAGTAACCGCCGGTTTCCTTCAGTTGGAGGAAGGCCTCGCGGAACGCTGCGACGCTGCTGCCGTCGCCAATGAAGCCGATCGGGTCCAGCCGGATATGTTGCAGCCCGACGCCGATGCTGTTGAGAACCTGGTCGGACGCGATTTGGTCGACATCGCGTGTGCTCGACAGGGAGTAGGATTCCGGCGCGAGCTCGAAGGTCATCGAATGACGGTTTACCCAGACGCCGAGCACCCGCTCCTTGCGGCGGACCGTCATGTTGTCCTTGGGCCCTTCCAGCGCAACGACGATATCGTACTTGCTCTGTGCCAGCAGATTCGGATCATAGCCCTCGATGGCGCCGAAGATGGTGAGGTCCGCCCCACGAAAATCGGAGGAGATGGCGATCTCATCGGTGGAGATGCCAATTTCCAGCTTCTCGGTGTTTTCGGACTGCTTCTCCTGCGCATGAACCGGCCCGGCAAACGCCAGAACGACCGCGGCAAGAAGGGTGTACGCCAGGCCTCTCATCGGCGCCCCCCTTCACTGACGACGGAATAGATGTTCTCGGGCGCCAGAACGAGATCGACCGCGAGGCGCATGCCGACCGCGAGCACGAGAAGGGCAAGCAGTGCACGCAATTGCTCGCCACGCAAACGCTGACCGACGCGCACGCCGTACTGGGCGCCGACGACGCCTGCCACCATCAGGATGAAGGCAAGCACGATATCGACCGAGTTGTTCGTGGTCGCCTGCATGATCGTGGTGTAGGCGGTCACGAAGATGATCTGGAACAGCGATGTCCCGACGACCACGTTGGTCGGGATGCGCAAAAGGTAGATCATCGCCGGCACCATGATGAAGCCGCCGCCGACGCCCATGATCGAGGTCAGCACGCCGATCGAGAAACCGAGCACGACGAGGGGAATGATGCTCAGGTAGATCTTGGACTTCTTGAACCGCATTTTCAGCGGCAGGCCGTGAACCCAGTTGTGGTGACCCGGCTTGCGCAGCGTCACCGGTTGGTCCTTGGCGGCACGACGCAAGGCTCTAATGCTTTCAACTAGCATCAAGG
This portion of the Rhizobium sp. ARZ01 genome encodes:
- a CDS encoding YitT family protein, with the protein product MSVKTAFPNWLNSSADRHSLFDDVQGIFAGSMLAVLGVTLLSGAGLLTGGTAGLAFLMHYATGWGFGLCFFAVNLPFYYLAFKRLGLAFTLKTFAAIALTSALSDFAARAIDLSHIDPIAGALFGGLVIANGMLALFRHRASLGGIGILALYLQDRFGWRAGFVQLGFDGVILALSFFVASPFIIACSVLGAVVLNLTLAINHRKDRYIAM
- the pdeM gene encoding ligase-associated DNA damage response endonuclease PdeM, with product MNRLALAAAEIRDFGSLSARTVVADVEAVCDPFGALYLPETRLLVISDLHLEKGAAFARRGMLLPPYDTLATLKILEAVIARHDPAIVVSLGDNFHDRVGSAHLPEMFRHRIEAMARGRDWIWINGNHDPDGTTDLPGQSADELHYAGLIFRHEPSLADGTGEIAGHLHPSATVRRRDKSVRRPCFATDGRRMLMPAFGVTTGGLDLRHRAMAGLFERETLVAHLLGRDRVYSVRFANLLA
- a CDS encoding dihydrofolate reductase family protein, whose amino-acid sequence is MSKLIAWNLVTLDGYFEGENKWDLSFHGHAWGDELAAMSNEFGSRASLLVFGRVTYEGMKSFWTTTEEDLETKAYMNALPKLVASRTLTESDWTNTRMADDIVGELSRLKQEPGKDIFVFGSAKLTATLLNAGLVDELWIGLVPTLLGKGNHFFNGNDVQQRFGLIEARPLKTGTVILRYAPKAAA
- a CDS encoding TIGR02186 family protein codes for the protein MRGLAYTLLAAVVLAFAGPVHAQEKQSENTEKLEIGISTDEIAISSDFRGADLTIFGAIEGYDPNLLAQSKYDIVVALEGPKDNMTVRRKERVLGVWVNRHSMTFELAPESYSLSSTRDVDQIASDQVLNSIGVGLQHIRLDPIGFIGDGSSVAAFREAFLQLKETGGYFQRDPGGVQFISASLFKATVKLPANVPNGTHVVRAQLFRDGVFISEKALPLRVVKTGLEQMISNAAFNRPISYGVLAVVLAVLTGWIASVVFRKD
- a CDS encoding helix-turn-helix domain-containing protein, which gives rise to MKDEHRSGCPINLTLEILGDRWSLIVIRDMMFGNRRHFRELLTQSEEGIASNILADRLKRLVDKGLITKVDDPSHKQKSIYSLTDRAIGLVPLFAHMGAWGRRHLPVSEELSIRAELLEDGGPAMWSDFMDELRAIHLGAIPPKRSVFAELQSAYEAVLTKKAAMFSG
- a CDS encoding ligase-associated DNA damage response DEXH box helicase, encoding MDQIDSDAVTYLPDPFTRWFAARGWAPRAHQLELLERARTGENLLLIAPTGAGKTLAGFLPSLTDLFARGRKPPGSRFTGVHTLYISPLKALAVDIERNLTKPVEEMGLPVTIETRTGDTPQSKRLRQRLNPPDILLTTPEQLALLIANAEAPRFFKDLKFVVFDELHSLVTSKRGHLLSLGLARLRKLAPGLQTIGLSATVAEPMDLRRWLVGQALDENNHAGLVLGPSGARPIITILKSEQHIPWSGHSARYAMPEVYQALREHRTALLFVNTRSQAEMLFQELWRLNEETLPIALHHGSLDVAQRRKVETAMAENRLRAVVATSTLDLGIDWGDVDLVIHVGAPKGASRLAQRIGRANHRMDEPSRAILVPANRFEVMECQAALDANYIGAQDTPPMTAGALDVLAQHVLGTACAAPFDEDMLFAEITSAAPYAAMPRQTFSRVVEFVATGGYALKTYERYAKIRKTKEGLWRVSNLQVAQQYRLNLGTIVEMPMLNLRLVKRNARGSLGRGGAALGKVEEYFLETMAPGDTFLFAGKVLRFEGIRENECLVSQAFSQDPKVPVYAGGKFPLSTYLAEQVRIMIADPERWRALPGQVRDWLSIQRDVSMLPKRDELLIETFPRGSRHYMVIYAFEGRLAHQTLGMLLTRRLERAGLKPLGFVATDYSLAIWALDDLASAFRARCPSLADLFDEDMLGDDLEAWLDESWMLKRTFRNCAVIAGLIDQRHPGKEKTGRQVTVSADLIYDVLRSHEPDHILLEATRHDAASGLLDIERLGSMLARIKGHITHRSLDRISPLAIPVMLEIGKEPVSGEAHDTVLAEAAEDLIAEAIGEMACRMRR